One genomic window of Corticium candelabrum chromosome 9, ooCorCand1.1, whole genome shotgun sequence includes the following:
- the LOC134184760 gene encoding THAP domain-containing protein 1-like → MVHCVAFGCCNKDIDIKRGVSFFTLPLKKPDPLKQWLVKLRLKDPPVSKHSRVCSEHFTPECFERDLKADLIGTKTAVEEILLGASSKKSKEDNEEAPQENIVCADVRKSTREVGTQYDLDDILGNFDDRSYHIHTSSPVRAVTADIMEVKFDVSRSQLAITDDSQEVLPASQKVKHQKK, encoded by the exons ATGGTACACTGTGTAGCCTTCGGTTGCTGTAACAAAGACATCGACATCAAGCGAGGGGTGAGTTTCTTTACTCTACCGCTCAAGAAGCCAGATCCCTTGAAGCAATGGCTTGTCAAGTTGCGTTTGAAAGACCCACCCGTATCCAAGCACAGCCGTGTTTGTTCTGAGCACTTTACTCCAGAATGTTTCGAACGTGACCTAAAAGCTGACCTAATCGGAACAAAGACC GCGGTTGAAGAGATTCTCTTGGGTGCATCTAGCAAAAAGTCCAAGGAagataatgaagaagcaccTCAAGAAAATATTGTTTGTGCTGATGTTCGTAAGTCTACTCGGGAGGTAGGAACACAGTATGACCTGGATGACATACTGGGAAACTTTGATGACCGTTCTTACCACATACACACGTCATCACCAGTCAGGGCAGTAACAGCAGATATCATGGAAGTCAAATTTGATGTCAGCCGAAGTCAGCTTGCAATCACGGATGATAGCCAAGAAGTTCTTCCAGCTAGTCAAAAAGTGAAGCATCAGAAGAAGTAG
- the LOC134184405 gene encoding uncharacterized protein LOC134184405 — translation MAMTEEDQLKMEREWATRSGVAVERVVSCLPVKNAFVDKEWTNYRLDVAWFTLHRSARDFASVCLNGGVLRTAVVAMVYVRLDSITEPLTCRLLRLTSYRQFTHWVHRKMGRGERRVIPSCVVTSIRGHFPEEAGEYIGFQGSCYGPQWPV, via the exons ATGGCGATGACGGAAGAGGATCAACTGAAGATGGAGAGAGAGTGGGCAACACGGAGTGGTGTAGCTGTGGAACGTGTGGTTTCATGCCTACCGGTAAAGAATGCCTTTGTTGACAAGGAATGGACGAACTATAGACTGGATGTTGCATGGTTTACGTTGCATCGCTCAGCACGAGATTTTGCTTCTGTGTGCCTAAATGGAGGGGTGCTGCGCACAGCGGTGGTGGCAATGGTTTACGTGAGACTGGATTCTATCACGGAGCCACTAACGTGCAG GTTGTTGAGGTTGACATCTTACCGGCAGTTTACACACTGGGTACACAGGAAAATGGGCAGGGGAGAGAGAAGAGTGATACCATCATGTGTTGTGACTTCTATCAGAGGGCACTTTCCTGAAGAAGCTGGGGAATATATTGGATTTCAAGGAAGTTGTTATGGGCCACAGTGGCCAGTGTAA